A genome region from Jeotgalibacillus aurantiacus includes the following:
- a CDS encoding CoA-disulfide reductase: protein MKKKVLVVGGVAGGATFASQLRMLDKESEIIVFEKDGTMSFANCGLPYYLGGFVKDKKQLIAATPESFQKDKSIEVRILHEVTGIKRDEKKIIIQDHIKNERYEESYDVLLYSPGAVPIKPDIKGLSNGNCYSLRSFKDMLKLDEHITKRNYQSVCLVGGGFIGLEMAENFKARGLDVHLVQRADHVLNLLDQDLSAMLEEELKEQGVHIHLSATVEEIKADGKMLQLSDGDEISADFLLLATGIKPNHYLAEQAGLVIGETGGVKVNEFMQTSDPDIYAVGDVIESFDFITKKPKRVPLAWVAHREAYIAAMHITGSHLPFKGILGTAICKVFDLTAALTGHSEKSLQKQEIDFETVSLTARQHAGYYPGAEKFTIKVHFCPYTGKLFGAQAVGKDGVDKRMDVLSTAISSGLTITDLQALELSYAPPYSAPKDPVNMLGYKAVPKLKKTFPQ, encoded by the coding sequence ATGAAGAAAAAAGTTCTCGTAGTCGGTGGCGTAGCAGGAGGGGCAACGTTTGCTTCCCAGCTTCGTATGCTCGATAAAGAATCTGAGATCATCGTATTCGAAAAAGACGGTACGATGTCGTTTGCCAACTGTGGTCTTCCTTATTATCTTGGAGGTTTTGTAAAAGACAAAAAGCAGTTAATCGCTGCCACTCCTGAATCCTTTCAGAAGGATAAATCCATAGAAGTCCGGATTCTTCATGAAGTGACAGGTATAAAGCGTGATGAAAAGAAAATCATCATTCAGGACCATATTAAAAACGAACGCTATGAAGAATCCTATGATGTCCTTCTCTATTCACCTGGAGCCGTTCCCATTAAACCGGATATTAAAGGTTTGAGCAACGGGAATTGCTACAGCCTCCGTTCATTCAAAGATATGCTGAAGCTTGATGAACATATAACAAAGCGGAATTATCAGTCTGTCTGTCTGGTTGGAGGCGGTTTTATCGGACTTGAAATGGCTGAGAACTTTAAAGCAAGAGGCCTGGATGTACATCTTGTTCAAAGAGCTGATCATGTACTGAATCTCCTTGATCAGGATTTATCAGCAATGCTCGAAGAAGAGCTTAAGGAACAAGGCGTCCATATTCATTTATCTGCAACAGTAGAAGAAATTAAAGCAGATGGCAAAATGCTTCAATTGTCTGATGGGGATGAAATTTCGGCAGATTTTCTTCTTCTCGCGACAGGCATTAAACCTAATCACTATTTAGCAGAGCAGGCCGGTCTTGTAATTGGTGAAACCGGAGGCGTAAAAGTAAACGAATTTATGCAAACAAGTGATCCTGATATTTATGCGGTTGGTGATGTCATTGAATCATTCGACTTTATTACCAAAAAACCAAAGCGCGTTCCTCTCGCCTGGGTCGCACACCGCGAGGCCTATATTGCTGCCATGCATATAACAGGCAGCCATCTTCCTTTTAAAGGCATCTTAGGCACTGCCATCTGTAAAGTATTCGATTTAACCGCTGCCTTGACAGGTCACAGTGAAAAGTCACTGCAAAAACAGGAGATAGATTTTGAAACCGTCAGCCTGACAGCGAGACAGCACGCCGGTTATTACCCTGGTGCTGAAAAATTCACCATCAAAGTCCACTTCTGCCCCTACACCGGAAAGCTATTCGGTGCACAGGCAGTCGGAAAAGACGGCGTCGACAAGCGTATGGACGTGCTCAGCACAGCGATCTCATCAGGCCTGACGATCACAGACCTTCAGGCGCTTGAACTCTCCTACGCACCACCATACAGCGCACCAAAAGATCCAGTCAACATGCTCGGCTACAAAGCCGTCCCAAAACTCAAAAAAACCTTCCCGCAATAA
- a CDS encoding sugar ABC transporter substrate-binding protein, producing MKKYISIFAMVLLLIGVLAACAPEREETSGSGDGDSNASGDGEEATSEQPESLKVWVNDSEEQKAALDELFARYTEETGIAIETTPMNMLDQVEALNLDGPAGNGPDLFFQPHDRIGNIVLQGLAAPIDLGEAEGDYSETAIEAITYDGETYGAPLVVETYATFYNKDLVPEAPATMDDLMAIAEEQTDQASETYGFLMEAANFYFSYPFFGANGAYVFNNEGGSYDVTDIGLNNEGAVAGGELIQSWYENGYIPVEINPDIMNGLFSDGKVGVAITGPWNIPAYSEALGDSLGTAILPTVDGNNATSFVGVKSWMVSEYSENKDAATDLAIWLTNEENSTFYFENAGELPANQAALEGEAVTSNELIAPFAEQIQFGTPMPSAPEMQQVWEPINNALLFIAQGDDVQEVLDEAVQQIQDNIAAAQQ from the coding sequence TTGAAAAAGTATATTTCGATTTTTGCCATGGTACTGCTTTTAATCGGCGTACTGGCAGCTTGTGCACCTGAACGTGAAGAAACATCAGGTTCAGGCGATGGGGACTCAAACGCATCCGGAGATGGAGAAGAAGCAACTTCTGAGCAGCCGGAATCACTAAAAGTATGGGTAAACGACAGCGAAGAGCAAAAAGCTGCGCTTGATGAATTATTCGCTCGTTACACAGAAGAAACAGGAATTGCAATTGAAACAACGCCAATGAACATGCTGGATCAGGTGGAAGCGCTTAACCTTGACGGTCCTGCAGGTAACGGTCCGGATCTATTCTTCCAGCCGCATGACAGAATCGGAAACATCGTTCTTCAAGGACTTGCTGCACCAATCGATCTTGGTGAAGCAGAAGGTGACTATTCAGAAACTGCAATCGAAGCAATCACTTATGATGGAGAAACTTATGGAGCTCCTCTAGTAGTTGAAACGTATGCAACATTCTACAACAAAGACCTTGTACCTGAAGCACCTGCAACAATGGATGATCTGATGGCAATTGCTGAAGAGCAGACAGACCAGGCATCTGAAACTTACGGTTTCCTAATGGAAGCTGCAAACTTCTATTTCTCATATCCATTCTTCGGCGCTAACGGCGCATATGTATTCAACAACGAAGGTGGATCTTATGATGTAACGGATATCGGTCTTAACAACGAAGGTGCTGTAGCTGGAGGAGAGCTTATCCAGTCTTGGTACGAAAATGGATATATCCCGGTTGAAATCAACCCTGACATCATGAACGGTCTATTCTCTGATGGTAAAGTCGGCGTTGCAATCACTGGACCATGGAACATCCCTGCTTACTCTGAAGCACTTGGTGACAGCCTTGGAACAGCAATCCTTCCAACGGTTGACGGAAACAACGCAACTTCATTTGTAGGGGTAAAATCATGGATGGTTTCTGAGTACTCAGAAAACAAAGATGCTGCAACTGACCTTGCGATCTGGCTTACAAACGAAGAAAATTCAACTTTCTACTTCGAGAATGCAGGGGAGCTTCCAGCTAACCAGGCAGCACTTGAAGGTGAAGCTGTAACTTCTAACGAACTGATCGCTCCATTTGCTGAGCAGATCCAGTTCGGAACGCCAATGCCATCTGCTCCAGAAATGCAGCAGGTTTGGGAGCCAATTAATAACGCACTTCTGTTCATCGCACAAGGTGATGATGTACAGGAAGTATTAGATGAAGCTGTACAGCAGATTCAGGATAATATCGCTGCTGCACAACAGTAA
- a CDS encoding sugar ABC transporter permease, translated as MSKKAKSTLEVTLIYLFLAFMAVVIGYPLLWTVGMSLNPGTSLYSAQLIPENWSLVHYKWLFTDPSSDYLTWYKNSVIVAIANAFFSVVITSFVAYAFSRYKFTGRKYGLYAFLLLQMFPALMAMVAIYLLLNMVNLLDSLVGLTLIYIGGQIPFNAWLVKGYFDTIPKELDEAARIDGAGHLGVFFKIMLPLAKPILGVVALFNFMAPFVDFLLPRIILRDPENFTLALGLFNFISNQFDNNFTRFAAGSILIAVPIALVYLFSQRYLISGLTAGGTKG; from the coding sequence ATGAGCAAAAAAGCTAAGTCTACACTGGAAGTCACGCTCATTTATCTATTTTTAGCTTTTATGGCTGTTGTAATCGGCTATCCTCTTCTTTGGACAGTTGGTATGTCACTGAACCCGGGTACAAGTCTTTATTCTGCACAGCTGATTCCTGAAAACTGGTCACTCGTTCACTATAAATGGCTGTTTACGGATCCATCAAGTGATTACCTGACATGGTATAAAAACAGCGTCATTGTTGCGATTGCCAATGCCTTTTTCTCAGTTGTGATTACGTCATTTGTAGCCTACGCTTTTTCCCGCTACAAATTCACAGGGCGTAAATACGGACTGTATGCATTCCTGTTACTGCAAATGTTCCCGGCTTTAATGGCGATGGTTGCCATCTACCTTCTATTAAATATGGTCAACCTTCTTGATTCACTGGTGGGTCTGACACTTATTTATATCGGAGGTCAGATACCGTTTAATGCTTGGCTCGTAAAAGGTTATTTTGATACAATACCTAAGGAGCTAGATGAAGCTGCAAGAATTGATGGAGCAGGTCACTTAGGCGTATTCTTCAAAATTATGCTGCCGCTTGCGAAACCGATTTTAGGAGTAGTAGCGCTGTTTAACTTTATGGCGCCGTTCGTTGACTTCCTGCTGCCGCGAATTATTCTCAGGGATCCTGAAAACTTTACGCTGGCACTTGGGCTGTTCAACTTTATCAGCAATCAGTTTGACAATAACTTTACGCGATTTGCAGCAGGTTCGATTCTGATTGCTGTTCCAATCGCACTCGTTTATCTGTTCTCCCAGCGTTACCTGATTTCAGGACTGACAGCCGGTGGAACAAAAGGTTAA
- a CDS encoding YitT family protein: MSSASSFQLKKVSNETLWLETRKITIVIIGAVLNAIALNLFLIPANVFASGFTGLAQLISNILADFTPVFLSTGILLLILNIPAIILGWLRVGKMFTVYSLLSVGFTTIALEIIPVVEVSPDILLNAVFGGVIAGVGVGFTLKWGASTGGMDIIAMILSRLNDKPVGIYFFMMNAVIILAASMLFGWEKGLYTLVTLYVSTRMIDAIHTRHEKLTAMIVTNKSAEVKKAIHEKLVRGITIVPAKGAFTDEPKEMLIIVITRYELFELERIIHKVDPYAFTNIIQTTGIFGFFRKDD; the protein is encoded by the coding sequence TTGTCATCAGCTTCTTCTTTTCAATTAAAAAAAGTATCAAATGAAACACTCTGGTTAGAAACAAGAAAGATCACCATTGTAATCATTGGAGCAGTCCTAAATGCGATTGCACTTAATCTTTTTCTTATTCCGGCAAATGTATTTGCCAGTGGTTTTACAGGGCTTGCTCAGCTGATCTCAAATATACTGGCAGATTTCACACCTGTTTTTTTATCCACAGGGATTTTGCTTTTGATCTTAAATATTCCTGCGATTATTCTTGGTTGGTTGAGGGTTGGTAAAATGTTCACGGTATACAGCCTGCTGTCTGTTGGATTTACAACGATTGCGCTGGAGATCATTCCGGTTGTGGAGGTCTCACCTGATATTTTACTGAATGCTGTTTTTGGCGGAGTGATTGCGGGTGTCGGAGTCGGATTTACACTTAAATGGGGGGCTTCCACCGGAGGAATGGATATTATTGCGATGATTCTTTCTCGGCTGAATGATAAACCCGTAGGAATTTATTTCTTCATGATGAACGCGGTCATTATTCTGGCAGCGAGTATGCTGTTTGGATGGGAGAAAGGTCTTTATACGCTCGTAACTTTATATGTGTCTACGCGTATGATCGATGCGATTCATACACGTCATGAGAAGCTGACGGCGATGATCGTAACGAATAAGTCTGCTGAGGTGAAAAAGGCGATTCATGAGAAGCTGGTGCGGGGGATTACGATTGTACCTGCGAAGGGTGCGTTTACGGATGAGCCGAAGGAGATGCTTATTATCGTGATTACGCGTTACGAGCTGTTTGAGTTGGAGCGGATTATTCATAAGGTGGATCCGTATGCGTTTACGAATATTATTCAGACGACGGGTATTTTCGGGTTTTTCAGGAAGGATGATTGA
- a CDS encoding DegV family protein, with protein MTIQLFADSACDLPASFFEENQVTLLPLHVHIGEDDYEDLVTIQSKEVFDAIRNGAHPKTSQASPKKMEEEFTSLAKTGNKGLYIAFSSQLSGTYQTAVMIRDQVKEEYPTLDLTIIDTKCASLGYGLVVYKAAELLKSGAAFDDVVAESQFHAEHMEHLFTVEDLDYLAKGGRVSKASAFIGGLLNIKPLLHVEDGKLVPLEKLRGRKKLMKRIIEVMKERGDSLDSQLIGISHGDEEPLAEEMKKMITEEFGTQHFYTGMIGSAVGAHAGPGTLAIFFLNKQPDRN; from the coding sequence ATGACCATTCAATTATTTGCAGACAGCGCCTGTGACCTTCCTGCTTCATTTTTTGAAGAAAACCAGGTGACCCTTCTTCCTTTACATGTACATATTGGTGAAGATGACTATGAAGATCTGGTCACGATCCAGTCAAAGGAAGTGTTCGATGCGATTCGAAATGGTGCGCATCCAAAAACATCACAGGCAAGTCCTAAGAAAATGGAGGAAGAATTCACCTCCCTCGCTAAAACGGGTAACAAAGGGCTTTATATCGCCTTTTCTTCACAGCTTTCAGGTACTTATCAGACAGCCGTCATGATCAGAGACCAGGTAAAAGAGGAGTATCCGACACTTGATTTAACGATCATTGATACGAAATGCGCTTCCCTCGGTTATGGATTAGTCGTATACAAAGCTGCTGAGCTGTTAAAATCAGGTGCAGCCTTTGACGATGTTGTAGCTGAAAGTCAGTTTCATGCTGAGCATATGGAGCACCTGTTTACCGTAGAAGACCTTGATTACTTAGCAAAAGGTGGACGCGTCTCGAAAGCATCCGCTTTTATCGGCGGGCTTCTGAATATTAAACCGCTGCTTCACGTTGAAGATGGAAAACTTGTCCCTCTTGAAAAGCTGCGGGGCAGAAAGAAATTGATGAAGCGTATTATAGAAGTTATGAAAGAACGCGGTGATTCTCTGGATAGCCAGCTGATCGGAATCAGTCACGGAGATGAAGAGCCTCTTGCTGAAGAAATGAAAAAGATGATTACAGAGGAGTTTGGAACTCAACATTTTTACACTGGTATGATCGGTTCAGCTGTCGGTGCCCACGCCGGACCGGGGACGCTTGCGATCTTCTTCCTGAACAAGCAGCCAGACCGCAATTAA
- a CDS encoding carbohydrate ABC transporter permease codes for MSTANSTAKTSHNPRLAVILSILLAGLGQLYNRRYVKGILFIILEVSFILTLGRFLNTGIWGLRTLGTLEGVDNSVFLLIYGLISVILIAFFIILYVANVKDAKRDAVRLRNGEKTPTFKEAARNVWDVGFPYFFVTPGLVMLAFIVILPLMFTIALAFTDYTQYNQPPRSLLSWIGFDNFARLFFETGGAGNNIWQDTFISVFTWTIVWTVVATTLQIALGLFLALLVNDPRIKFKRTIRTILILPWAVPAFVTILVFAAMFNDRFGAINTDILAMFDLAIPWLQDPFWTRIALIMIQTWLGFPFVFALFTGILQSISKDWYEAADVDGASRFQKFRNITLPHVLYATAPLLIMQYAGNFNNFNIIYLFNEGGPAVRGQNAGGTDILISWVYDLTFELNQYSMAAAITLILGLIVTGFAFYQFRKTRSFKEEGNI; via the coding sequence ATGTCAACTGCTAACTCGACAGCTAAAACTTCACATAACCCCAGACTAGCTGTCATTTTATCCATTCTTCTTGCCGGCTTAGGCCAGTTGTACAACCGCAGATACGTTAAGGGAATACTCTTCATTATCCTCGAAGTTTCCTTTATCCTGACGCTTGGGAGATTTCTTAATACTGGTATCTGGGGGCTGAGAACACTCGGTACACTTGAGGGTGTTGATAACTCTGTTTTTCTATTAATCTATGGTTTGATTTCTGTGATTCTTATAGCCTTCTTTATTATTCTTTACGTAGCGAATGTAAAGGATGCTAAGAGAGATGCAGTCCGTCTGCGTAACGGGGAAAAAACACCAACATTTAAAGAAGCAGCACGTAATGTATGGGATGTAGGATTCCCGTATTTCTTCGTAACACCAGGGCTTGTGATGCTTGCTTTTATCGTTATTTTGCCACTGATGTTTACAATTGCACTGGCATTTACAGATTACACACAATACAACCAGCCACCACGTAGCCTGTTAAGCTGGATTGGCTTTGATAACTTTGCACGTCTGTTCTTTGAGACAGGCGGAGCAGGAAATAATATCTGGCAGGATACATTTATCAGTGTATTTACCTGGACGATTGTCTGGACAGTCGTTGCAACGACTCTGCAAATCGCTTTAGGTTTATTTCTGGCTTTACTTGTAAATGATCCGCGTATTAAATTTAAGCGGACAATCCGTACGATTTTAATTCTTCCTTGGGCAGTTCCTGCATTCGTAACGATCCTTGTATTTGCAGCGATGTTTAACGATCGTTTCGGTGCGATAAATACGGATATTCTCGCAATGTTTGACCTTGCGATCCCGTGGCTTCAGGATCCATTCTGGACACGCATTGCATTAATTATGATACAGACATGGCTTGGATTCCCATTTGTCTTTGCTTTGTTTACCGGTATTCTTCAGAGTATTTCAAAGGACTGGTACGAAGCAGCGGATGTGGACGGAGCAAGCCGGTTCCAGAAATTCAGAAACATCACACTTCCACACGTACTGTATGCAACAGCTCCATTACTGATCATGCAGTATGCTGGGAACTTCAATAACTTTAATATTATTTACCTGTTTAATGAAGGTGGACCTGCTGTGCGTGGTCAAAACGCGGGCGGTACCGATATCCTGATTTCATGGGTTTACGACTTAACATTTGAATTAAACCAATACAGTATGGCTGCAGCAATTACGCTGATTCTCGGACTGATTGTTACAGGATTTGCGTTCTATCAATTCAGAAAAACACGTTCATTTAAAGAGGAGGGGAATATTTAA
- a CDS encoding LacI family DNA-binding transcriptional regulator — MSVTIKDVAKAANVAPSTVSRVIANNPRISERTKEKVREAMNTLGYHPNFIARSLANQSTQVIGLVTPGSSDVFFQNPFFPTVLRGLSEGAHERQYALQLVTGQSEEDIYNGVVQMVQGGRVDGIVLLYSKVEDRILQYLRERNFPFVMIGKPYNFVEAITHVDNDNFKAGLDATEFLLGMGHERIAYIGGDAKLVVTVERLSGYENALKKAGIPYREQYVLHESFLLEGGKEAVCALMELPLDERPTALLVTDDLLALGVLNTLSELDIAVPDDISIISFNNALFSEMSRPPLTSVDINIFQLGFSASSQLIKRIENPNEPPTRITVPHQIVSRFSTEHVK; from the coding sequence TTGTCCGTTACGATAAAAGATGTTGCCAAAGCGGCAAACGTCGCTCCGTCAACTGTTTCCCGTGTGATAGCCAATAACCCGAGAATTAGTGAGCGGACGAAAGAAAAAGTAAGAGAAGCAATGAATACTTTGGGTTATCATCCGAATTTTATTGCAAGAAGCCTGGCAAATCAGTCAACACAGGTTATTGGTCTTGTTACCCCTGGATCATCTGACGTCTTTTTTCAAAATCCATTTTTCCCTACCGTACTCCGGGGGTTAAGTGAAGGAGCGCATGAAAGGCAATACGCTCTCCAGCTTGTGACCGGACAAAGTGAAGAGGATATATACAACGGGGTTGTGCAGATGGTTCAGGGTGGTCGTGTTGATGGAATTGTCCTTCTTTATTCAAAGGTGGAAGACAGGATTTTGCAGTATTTGCGCGAGCGGAACTTTCCATTTGTCATGATTGGAAAGCCGTATAATTTCGTTGAGGCGATTACACACGTTGATAACGATAATTTCAAGGCCGGATTGGATGCAACAGAGTTTTTACTCGGCATGGGACATGAGCGGATTGCTTATATTGGTGGAGATGCAAAGCTTGTTGTAACCGTTGAACGTCTATCGGGATATGAAAATGCGCTGAAAAAAGCGGGAATTCCTTATCGTGAACAGTATGTTCTTCATGAAAGTTTCCTGCTTGAAGGTGGAAAAGAAGCGGTCTGCGCACTGATGGAGCTTCCGCTGGATGAAAGGCCGACTGCGTTGCTGGTGACGGATGATCTGCTGGCTCTTGGCGTGCTGAATACACTGAGTGAGCTGGATATTGCGGTTCCGGATGATATTTCGATTATCAGTTTTAATAATGCGTTATTTTCTGAGATGTCGAGGCCTCCTTTGACTTCGGTGGATATTAATATTTTTCAGCTTGGGTTTTCGGCTTCAAGTCAGCTCATTAAGCGTATTGAGAATCCGAATGAGCCGCCGACAAGGATTACGGTGCCGCATCAGATTGTGTCGAGGTTTTCGACTGAGCATGTGAAGTAA
- a CDS encoding alpha-amylase family glycosyl hydrolase: MRRVGSALFLITILLFNSVFSGQADAVEKEERKWQDETIYFLMVDRFNNGDSSNDITVNTQDPRAYHGGDFQGIINELDYIKDMGFTAIWLTPIFENQEMGYHGYWIEDFYETEEHFGTVEEFKQLVDEAHERDIKVILDFVVNHTAPTHEWVNDPEREDWYHPEQPIRDNNDPEQLENGWIYGLPDLNTENQEVREYLFDAAKWWIEETNIDGYRLDTVKHVPAEFWTEFSQEVKSVKDDFYLIGEVYDTDIRKIAEYADTGIDGFVDFPLAEQMRTVFQNTDQNTSRLFNYWDYNQQFFNDPYVMGTFIDNHDMTRFTRLASENNMFPGTRWEMATAFMYTVPGIPIIYYGSEIALDGGEDPDNRRLMDLNVDEELQEYIGNLGELRQQLPSLTRGTLEVLYNDNGMLVYEREYEDETTVIAINNTSETQSVDLATADYQDSSELRGLLGGDLVRAENDQFRITLDREVAEIYVVADETGINYWFVAAIAAVWIFFIGLFIFMRKKGKKKESMAS; encoded by the coding sequence GTGAGAAGAGTCGGAAGCGCTCTTTTTCTCATCACTATCCTCCTTTTTAATAGCGTTTTTTCAGGTCAGGCTGACGCTGTTGAAAAGGAAGAGAGAAAATGGCAGGATGAAACAATTTATTTTTTGATGGTGGATCGTTTTAACAATGGAGATTCGTCGAATGATATCACAGTCAACACGCAGGACCCGCGAGCTTACCATGGCGGTGATTTCCAGGGGATTATCAACGAACTCGATTACATTAAGGACATGGGCTTTACTGCCATCTGGCTGACACCGATTTTCGAAAATCAGGAGATGGGTTATCACGGCTATTGGATCGAGGATTTTTACGAGACAGAAGAACATTTTGGGACCGTTGAAGAGTTTAAGCAGCTTGTAGATGAGGCGCATGAACGGGATATTAAAGTGATTCTTGATTTTGTCGTCAATCATACTGCACCAACTCATGAATGGGTGAATGATCCTGAGCGTGAGGACTGGTACCACCCAGAACAGCCAATCAGAGATAATAATGATCCTGAGCAGCTTGAGAACGGATGGATTTACGGTCTTCCTGATTTAAATACTGAAAATCAGGAAGTCAGGGAATACTTATTTGACGCCGCTAAATGGTGGATTGAAGAAACAAACATAGACGGATACAGACTTGATACAGTTAAGCACGTTCCGGCTGAATTCTGGACTGAATTTTCACAGGAAGTAAAATCTGTGAAGGACGACTTCTACTTAATAGGGGAAGTCTATGATACAGACATAAGAAAAATCGCTGAGTACGCTGACACCGGGATTGACGGTTTTGTTGATTTCCCTTTGGCTGAACAGATGAGAACAGTCTTCCAGAATACAGATCAGAATACGTCAAGATTGTTCAATTATTGGGACTACAATCAGCAGTTTTTTAACGATCCTTATGTAATGGGAACGTTTATTGATAATCATGATATGACACGTTTTACAAGACTTGCCTCTGAAAATAACATGTTCCCAGGCACGAGATGGGAAATGGCAACGGCCTTTATGTATACAGTACCGGGCATCCCGATTATTTATTACGGATCTGAAATCGCGCTGGACGGCGGGGAGGATCCGGATAACCGCAGACTGATGGATCTGAATGTGGATGAAGAGCTGCAGGAGTATATCGGGAATCTTGGAGAACTGAGACAGCAGCTTCCATCACTGACGCGTGGAACACTTGAAGTGCTTTATAACGATAACGGTATGCTTGTCTATGAGAGAGAGTATGAGGATGAGACGACGGTCATCGCTATCAATAATACGAGTGAAACGCAATCTGTGGATCTTGCAACAGCTGATTATCAGGATTCAAGTGAATTGCGCGGACTTCTTGGTGGAGATCTCGTGCGGGCTGAAAATGATCAGTTCAGGATTACGCTGGACCGTGAAGTGGCAGAAATATATGTTGTCGCGGATGAAACAGGGATCAATTACTGGTTTGTTGCAGCCATTGCAGCCGTTTGGATTTTCTTTATCGGATTATTTATTTTCATGAGAAAAAAGGGTAAAAAGAAAGAAAGCATGGCATCATAA